In Patagioenas fasciata isolate bPatFas1 chromosome 11, bPatFas1.hap1, whole genome shotgun sequence, the following proteins share a genomic window:
- the STARD8 gene encoding stAR-related lipid transfer protein 8 isoform X1, with protein MGRCRAGGSGRSLGLRLRRAAAAAPCGGGRGRRRRGRAETEARKACEWLRAAGFPQYAQLYEDSLFPLDIGAVKKDHSFLDQDSLKSLCRRLMTLNTCASMKLEVHFQRKQNEDSEEEDLCAISDRWAFQRDSKRWSRVGSVDVLSQGSEVLSSTMPLASSRESVLTDLSTNPEATSLHSSGSAGGTLGIAAAPPGPPSPIHATAAAIAASRHSLSERSSPEQPSSRDTGSKEKLKKRRSRSFLKRIESLRRKDKEKAGTDEKVAPHSSITATPGWGTLKTNGDLAAAKASSPKRGISASFHGKKHFFSVSYRTNRLLGAGRSKVGSDSKRSGVYLEDYDTSVTASGDWAAGDRPCRQVYRGDCLVYIPRDHKPGTFPKSLSIESLCPVGGSSLTHWKSGTVPVGLVAGGGSSVEGSSSPRGFPCRRRGSCSSLGSRVSVYDNVPEFGSSEDFCKEDGEVTYENLDDILQHMWGLQQKVELWYKAISPDLAGEEGAEEEEESDSGGEPSNLHFEERSMSDVGTSASDFDSTGNSLNEAEEMEMRERRDSGVGASLTRPCRKLRWHSFQNSHRPSLNSASLEINRQSSAQLNLLQKCSLLRLTAIMEKYSVPHKQAWTWTVPKFMKRSKVPDYRDKMVFGVPPIVNVQRTGQPLPQSIQQAMRYLRSRCLDQVGIFRKSGVKSRIQALRHMNESSPDNVNYEGQSAYDVADLLKQYFRDLPEPIFTSKLTDTFLQIYQFVSKEQRLQAVQAAVILMPDENREVLQTLLYFLSDIASAEENQMTAGNLAVCLAPSIFHLNVSKKESTSPRVIHKRGTMGKPDQKDLNENMAATQGLSHMITDCKKLFQVSHDILLQLSSSYMAADAYPHPLADFVCQGESKDLHSYFEQSVQNLLKESSEKFKGWLSTPGPLNTELSCKKVGDGHPLRLWKVSTEVEAPPATVLHRVLRERHLWDEDLLQSKVVEALDKNVEVYHYVTDSMAPHPRRDCVVLRRWHTDLPRGACLLISISVEHEKLPAEGGVKAIVLTSQYLMEPSAMGRSRVTHICRADLRGRSPEWYNRVFGHLCAMELVRIRDSFPALSPSGPETKI; from the exons AAACCGAAGCCAGGAAAGCCTGCGAGTGGCTGCGGGCGGCGGGGTTCCCCCAGTATGCCCAGCTGTACGAAG ACTCGTTGTTCCCTCTCGACATCGGCGCTGTGAAGAAGGACCACAGCTTCCTGGACCAGGACTCCCTCAAATCCCTGTGCAG GAGGCTGATGACCCTGAACACTTGTGCCTCCATGAAGCTGGAAGTCCACTTTCAGCGTAAACAG AATGAAGACTCTGAGGAGGAAGACCTGTGCGCCATCAGCGACCGGTGGGCTTTCCAGAGGGACAGCAAGAGGTGGTCGCGGGTGGGCTCCGTCGACGTCCTCTCGCAGGGCTCCGAGGTGCTGAGCTCCACCATGCCGCTGGCGTCCAGCCGCGAGAGCGTCCTCACCGACCTCAGCACCAACCCGGAGGCCACGTCCCTGCACAGCAGCGGCAGCGCGGGCGGCACGCTGGGCATCGCAGCTGCGCCACCCGGCCCCCCGTCCCCCATCCACGCCACCGCCGCTGCCATCGCCGCCTCCAGGCACAGCCTGAGCGAGCGCTCCTCGCCCGAGCAGCCCTCCAGCCGCGACACGGGCTCCAAGGAGAAGCTGAAGAAGCGACGGTCTCGCAGCTTCCTGAAGAGGATCGAGTCACTCCGAAGGAAGGACAAGGAGAAAGCTGGCACAGATGAGAAGGTGGCCCCACACAGCAGCATCACGGCCACACCAGGATGGGGCACCCTGAAGACTAACGGGGACCTTGCAGCTGCCAAGGCCAGTTCCCCCAAAAGAGGGATATCTGCCTCTTTCCATGGCAAAAAACACTTCTTCTCGGTATCGTACAGGACTAACCGCTTactgggtgcaggcaggagcaaggTGGGCTCTGACTCCAAACGCAGCGGGGTCTATCTGGAGGACTACGACACGTCGGTGACGGCCAGCGGCGACTGGGCTGCCGGGGACCGCCCGTGCCGGCAGGTGTACCGGGGGGACTGCTTGGTGTACATCCCGCGGGACCACAAGCCGGGCACCTTCCCCAAATCCCTGTCCATTGAAAGCTTGTGTCCCGTGGGCGGCAGCTCCCTGACCCACTGGAAGTCGGGGACTGTGCCCGTGGGGCTGGTGGCAGGCGGTGGCAGCAGCGTGGAGGGCTCGTCCTCCCCGCGGGGCTTCCCCTGCCGCCGCCggggctcctgcagctccctgggcagccgcgTCAGCGTGTACGACAACGTGCCCGAGTTCGGCAGCAGCGAGGATTTCTGCAAGGAGGACGGGGAGGTGACCTACGAGAACCTCGACGACATCCTGCAGCACATGTGGGGGCTGCAGCAGAAGGTGGAGCTCTGGTATAAAGCCATCTCCCCCGACctggctggggaggaaggggctgaggaggaggaggagtcggaCTCGGGAGGGGAACCCTCCAACCTGCACTTCGAAGAGCGATCCATGTCGGATGTTGGCACCTCTGCCAGTGACTTCGACAGCACGGGCAACTCCCTCAACGAGGCTGAGGAGATGGAGATGCGGGAGCGGCGGGACTCGGGCGTGGGAGCATCGCTCACCAGGCCCTGCAG AAAGCTGCGCTGGCACAGTTTCCAGAACTCCCACCGGCCCAGCCTGAACTCGGCCTCCCTGGAGATCAACCGCCAGTCCTCTGCCCAGCTCAACCTGCTCCAGAAGTGCTCGCTGCTCCGGCTCACGGCCATCATGGAGAAGTACTCTGTGCCCCACAAGCAAGCCTGGACATG GACCGTGCCCAAGTTCATGAAGCGGAGTAAAGTCCCCGACTACAGGGACAAGATGGTCTTTGGCGTGCCACCCATCGTGAACGTGCAGCGGACGGGGCAGCCGCTGCCACAGAGCATCCAGCAGGCCATGCGCTACCTGCGCAGCCGGTGCCTGGACCAG GTTGGCATTTTCCGCAAGTCCGGGGTGAAGTCCCGGATTCAGGCGCTCCGGCACATGAACGAAAGCAGCCCCGACAACGTCAACTACGAGGGGCAGTCGGCGTACGACGTGGCTGACCTGCTGAAGCAGTATTTCCGCGACCTGCCTGagcccatcttcaccagcaagctGACGGACACCTTCCTGCAGATCTACCAGT TCGTGTCGAAGGAGCAGCGGCTGCAGGCGGTGCAAGCGGCCGTGATCCTGATGCCGGACGAGAACCGGGAGGTGCTGCAGACCCTGCTTTACTTCCTGAGCGACATCGCCTCCGCCGAGGAGAACCAGATGACCGCTGGGAACCTGGCTGTCTGCCTGGCCCCCTCCATCTTCCACCTCAACGTGTCCAAGAAGGAGAGCACCTCGCCCAG GGTGATCCACAAGAGGGGCACCATGGGGAAGCCTGACCAGAAGGACCTCAATGAGAACATGGCTGCAACGCAGGGGCTGTCCCACATGATCACCGACTGCAAGAAGCTCTTCCAG GTCTCCCACGACATCttgctccagctgagcagctcCTACATGGCAGCAGATGCTTATCCCCATCCCCTGGCTGACTTCGTGTGTCAGGGGGAGAGCAAGGATTTACACTCCTACTTCGAGCAGAGCGTCCAAAACCTGCTGAAAGAGTCGTCAGAGAAATTCAAGGGGTGGCTGAGCACCCCAGGGCCCCTGAACACGGAGCTCTCCTGCAAAAAG GTCGGGGACGGGCACCCTCTGCGCTTGTGGAAGGTGTCCACGGAGGTGGAGGCCCCTCCGGCCACGGTGCTGCACCGGGTGCTGCGGGAGCGTCACCTCTGGGACGAGGACCTGCTGCAGAGCAAGGTGGTGGAGGCGCTGGACAAGAACGTGGAGGTCTACCACTACGTGACGGACAGCATGGCCCCCCACCCGCGCAGGGACTGCGTGGTGCTCCG GCGCTGGCACACGGACCTGCCGCGGGGAGCCTGCCTGCTCATCTCCATCTCAGTGGAGCACGAGAAGCTGCCGGCGGAGGGAGGCGTCAAAGCCATCGTGCTGACGTCCCAGTACCTGATGGAGCCCAGCGCCATGGGCCGCTCCAGGGTCACCCACATCTGCAGAGCTGACCTCAG GGGCCGGTCTCCCGAGTGGTACAACAGGGTCTTTGGGCACCTCTGTGCCATGGAGCTGGTGAGGATCCGCGACTCCTTCCCTGCCCTGAGTCCCAGCGGCCCCGAGACGAAGATCTGA
- the STARD8 gene encoding stAR-related lipid transfer protein 8 isoform X3, whose protein sequence is MRFCQFSPCSVPETEARKACEWLRAAGFPQYAQLYEDSLFPLDIGAVKKDHSFLDQDSLKSLCRRLMTLNTCASMKLEVHFQRKQNEDSEEEDLCAISDRWAFQRDSKRWSRVGSVDVLSQGSEVLSSTMPLASSRESVLTDLSTNPEATSLHSSGSAGGTLGIAAAPPGPPSPIHATAAAIAASRHSLSERSSPEQPSSRDTGSKEKLKKRRSRSFLKRIESLRRKDKEKAGTDEKVAPHSSITATPGWGTLKTNGDLAAAKASSPKRGISASFHGKKHFFSVSYRTNRLLGAGRSKVGSDSKRSGVYLEDYDTSVTASGDWAAGDRPCRQVYRGDCLVYIPRDHKPGTFPKSLSIESLCPVGGSSLTHWKSGTVPVGLVAGGGSSVEGSSSPRGFPCRRRGSCSSLGSRVSVYDNVPEFGSSEDFCKEDGEVTYENLDDILQHMWGLQQKVELWYKAISPDLAGEEGAEEEEESDSGGEPSNLHFEERSMSDVGTSASDFDSTGNSLNEAEEMEMRERRDSGVGASLTRPCRKLRWHSFQNSHRPSLNSASLEINRQSSAQLNLLQKCSLLRLTAIMEKYSVPHKQAWTWTVPKFMKRSKVPDYRDKMVFGVPPIVNVQRTGQPLPQSIQQAMRYLRSRCLDQVGIFRKSGVKSRIQALRHMNESSPDNVNYEGQSAYDVADLLKQYFRDLPEPIFTSKLTDTFLQIYQFVSKEQRLQAVQAAVILMPDENREVLQTLLYFLSDIASAEENQMTAGNLAVCLAPSIFHLNVSKKESTSPRVIHKRGTMGKPDQKDLNENMAATQGLSHMITDCKKLFQVSHDILLQLSSSYMAADAYPHPLADFVCQGESKDLHSYFEQSVQNLLKESSEKFKGWLSTPGPLNTELSCKKVGDGHPLRLWKVSTEVEAPPATVLHRVLRERHLWDEDLLQSKVVEALDKNVEVYHYVTDSMAPHPRRDCVVLRRWHTDLPRGACLLISISVEHEKLPAEGGVKAIVLTSQYLMEPSAMGRSRVTHICRADLRGRSPEWYNRVFGHLCAMELVRIRDSFPALSPSGPETKI, encoded by the exons ATGCGCTTCTGCCAGTTCAGCCCCTGCTCTGTCCCAG AAACCGAAGCCAGGAAAGCCTGCGAGTGGCTGCGGGCGGCGGGGTTCCCCCAGTATGCCCAGCTGTACGAAG ACTCGTTGTTCCCTCTCGACATCGGCGCTGTGAAGAAGGACCACAGCTTCCTGGACCAGGACTCCCTCAAATCCCTGTGCAG GAGGCTGATGACCCTGAACACTTGTGCCTCCATGAAGCTGGAAGTCCACTTTCAGCGTAAACAG AATGAAGACTCTGAGGAGGAAGACCTGTGCGCCATCAGCGACCGGTGGGCTTTCCAGAGGGACAGCAAGAGGTGGTCGCGGGTGGGCTCCGTCGACGTCCTCTCGCAGGGCTCCGAGGTGCTGAGCTCCACCATGCCGCTGGCGTCCAGCCGCGAGAGCGTCCTCACCGACCTCAGCACCAACCCGGAGGCCACGTCCCTGCACAGCAGCGGCAGCGCGGGCGGCACGCTGGGCATCGCAGCTGCGCCACCCGGCCCCCCGTCCCCCATCCACGCCACCGCCGCTGCCATCGCCGCCTCCAGGCACAGCCTGAGCGAGCGCTCCTCGCCCGAGCAGCCCTCCAGCCGCGACACGGGCTCCAAGGAGAAGCTGAAGAAGCGACGGTCTCGCAGCTTCCTGAAGAGGATCGAGTCACTCCGAAGGAAGGACAAGGAGAAAGCTGGCACAGATGAGAAGGTGGCCCCACACAGCAGCATCACGGCCACACCAGGATGGGGCACCCTGAAGACTAACGGGGACCTTGCAGCTGCCAAGGCCAGTTCCCCCAAAAGAGGGATATCTGCCTCTTTCCATGGCAAAAAACACTTCTTCTCGGTATCGTACAGGACTAACCGCTTactgggtgcaggcaggagcaaggTGGGCTCTGACTCCAAACGCAGCGGGGTCTATCTGGAGGACTACGACACGTCGGTGACGGCCAGCGGCGACTGGGCTGCCGGGGACCGCCCGTGCCGGCAGGTGTACCGGGGGGACTGCTTGGTGTACATCCCGCGGGACCACAAGCCGGGCACCTTCCCCAAATCCCTGTCCATTGAAAGCTTGTGTCCCGTGGGCGGCAGCTCCCTGACCCACTGGAAGTCGGGGACTGTGCCCGTGGGGCTGGTGGCAGGCGGTGGCAGCAGCGTGGAGGGCTCGTCCTCCCCGCGGGGCTTCCCCTGCCGCCGCCggggctcctgcagctccctgggcagccgcgTCAGCGTGTACGACAACGTGCCCGAGTTCGGCAGCAGCGAGGATTTCTGCAAGGAGGACGGGGAGGTGACCTACGAGAACCTCGACGACATCCTGCAGCACATGTGGGGGCTGCAGCAGAAGGTGGAGCTCTGGTATAAAGCCATCTCCCCCGACctggctggggaggaaggggctgaggaggaggaggagtcggaCTCGGGAGGGGAACCCTCCAACCTGCACTTCGAAGAGCGATCCATGTCGGATGTTGGCACCTCTGCCAGTGACTTCGACAGCACGGGCAACTCCCTCAACGAGGCTGAGGAGATGGAGATGCGGGAGCGGCGGGACTCGGGCGTGGGAGCATCGCTCACCAGGCCCTGCAG AAAGCTGCGCTGGCACAGTTTCCAGAACTCCCACCGGCCCAGCCTGAACTCGGCCTCCCTGGAGATCAACCGCCAGTCCTCTGCCCAGCTCAACCTGCTCCAGAAGTGCTCGCTGCTCCGGCTCACGGCCATCATGGAGAAGTACTCTGTGCCCCACAAGCAAGCCTGGACATG GACCGTGCCCAAGTTCATGAAGCGGAGTAAAGTCCCCGACTACAGGGACAAGATGGTCTTTGGCGTGCCACCCATCGTGAACGTGCAGCGGACGGGGCAGCCGCTGCCACAGAGCATCCAGCAGGCCATGCGCTACCTGCGCAGCCGGTGCCTGGACCAG GTTGGCATTTTCCGCAAGTCCGGGGTGAAGTCCCGGATTCAGGCGCTCCGGCACATGAACGAAAGCAGCCCCGACAACGTCAACTACGAGGGGCAGTCGGCGTACGACGTGGCTGACCTGCTGAAGCAGTATTTCCGCGACCTGCCTGagcccatcttcaccagcaagctGACGGACACCTTCCTGCAGATCTACCAGT TCGTGTCGAAGGAGCAGCGGCTGCAGGCGGTGCAAGCGGCCGTGATCCTGATGCCGGACGAGAACCGGGAGGTGCTGCAGACCCTGCTTTACTTCCTGAGCGACATCGCCTCCGCCGAGGAGAACCAGATGACCGCTGGGAACCTGGCTGTCTGCCTGGCCCCCTCCATCTTCCACCTCAACGTGTCCAAGAAGGAGAGCACCTCGCCCAG GGTGATCCACAAGAGGGGCACCATGGGGAAGCCTGACCAGAAGGACCTCAATGAGAACATGGCTGCAACGCAGGGGCTGTCCCACATGATCACCGACTGCAAGAAGCTCTTCCAG GTCTCCCACGACATCttgctccagctgagcagctcCTACATGGCAGCAGATGCTTATCCCCATCCCCTGGCTGACTTCGTGTGTCAGGGGGAGAGCAAGGATTTACACTCCTACTTCGAGCAGAGCGTCCAAAACCTGCTGAAAGAGTCGTCAGAGAAATTCAAGGGGTGGCTGAGCACCCCAGGGCCCCTGAACACGGAGCTCTCCTGCAAAAAG GTCGGGGACGGGCACCCTCTGCGCTTGTGGAAGGTGTCCACGGAGGTGGAGGCCCCTCCGGCCACGGTGCTGCACCGGGTGCTGCGGGAGCGTCACCTCTGGGACGAGGACCTGCTGCAGAGCAAGGTGGTGGAGGCGCTGGACAAGAACGTGGAGGTCTACCACTACGTGACGGACAGCATGGCCCCCCACCCGCGCAGGGACTGCGTGGTGCTCCG GCGCTGGCACACGGACCTGCCGCGGGGAGCCTGCCTGCTCATCTCCATCTCAGTGGAGCACGAGAAGCTGCCGGCGGAGGGAGGCGTCAAAGCCATCGTGCTGACGTCCCAGTACCTGATGGAGCCCAGCGCCATGGGCCGCTCCAGGGTCACCCACATCTGCAGAGCTGACCTCAG GGGCCGGTCTCCCGAGTGGTACAACAGGGTCTTTGGGCACCTCTGTGCCATGGAGCTGGTGAGGATCCGCGACTCCTTCCCTGCCCTGAGTCCCAGCGGCCCCGAGACGAAGATCTGA